In Rhizobium sp. ARZ01, a genomic segment contains:
- the carA gene encoding glutamine-hydrolyzing carbamoyl-phosphate synthase small subunit codes for MTSTAPWTSEKPTAVLVLADGTVIEGKGIGATGKVQAEVCFNTALTGYQEILTDPSYLGQIVTFTFPHIGNIGTNDEDIEDLTPAARHGAVGVIFKADITDPSNYRAAKHLDAWLKARGIIGLCGIDTRALTAWIRENGAPNAVIAHDPSGVFDIETLKAEARAWSGLVGLDLAKVASSGQSSRWSEEPWVWNEGFDDLADGDAKYNIVALDFGVKRNILRLFACLGCKVTVMPATSSTDEVLAQKPDGIFLSNGPGDPAATGEYAVPVIQDLIKSGIPMFGICLGHQMLGLAVGAKTEKMHQGHHGANHPVKDHTTGKVEIVSMNHGFAVASDSLPAGVEETHVSLFDGTNCGLRLTGKPVFSVQHHPEASPGPQDSHYLFRRFINLVREKKGEEAIPERA; via the coding sequence ATGACTTCAACCGCCCCCTGGACCAGCGAAAAGCCGACGGCCGTACTCGTTCTTGCCGACGGAACCGTGATCGAAGGCAAGGGCATCGGCGCGACCGGAAAGGTCCAGGCCGAAGTCTGCTTCAACACCGCGCTGACCGGCTACCAGGAAATCCTGACCGACCCCTCCTATCTCGGCCAGATCGTCACGTTTACCTTCCCCCACATCGGCAACATCGGAACCAATGACGAAGATATTGAAGACCTGACACCGGCCGCGCGTCACGGCGCAGTCGGCGTGATCTTCAAGGCCGACATCACCGATCCCTCGAACTACCGCGCCGCCAAGCACCTCGACGCCTGGCTCAAGGCTCGCGGCATCATCGGCCTTTGCGGTATTGACACGCGCGCGCTGACCGCCTGGATCCGCGAGAACGGCGCGCCGAACGCGGTGATCGCCCATGACCCGAGCGGTGTCTTCGACATCGAGACGCTGAAGGCGGAAGCCAGGGCCTGGAGCGGCCTCGTCGGCCTCGACCTTGCCAAGGTGGCCTCCTCCGGCCAATCCTCGCGCTGGAGCGAGGAGCCCTGGGTCTGGAACGAAGGCTTCGATGACCTCGCAGACGGCGACGCCAAGTACAACATCGTCGCTCTCGACTTCGGCGTGAAGCGCAACATCCTGCGCCTCTTTGCCTGCCTCGGCTGCAAGGTCACCGTGATGCCGGCAACCTCGAGCACCGATGAAGTACTGGCGCAAAAGCCGGATGGCATCTTCCTATCCAACGGCCCGGGCGATCCGGCCGCGACCGGCGAGTACGCCGTGCCGGTGATCCAGGACCTGATCAAGTCCGGCATCCCGATGTTCGGCATCTGCCTCGGCCACCAGATGCTCGGGCTTGCCGTCGGCGCCAAGACCGAGAAGATGCACCAGGGCCATCACGGCGCGAACCATCCGGTCAAGGACCACACCACCGGCAAGGTCGAGATCGTCTCGATGAACCACGGCTTCGCCGTCGCCTCCGACTCATTACCGGCGGGCGTCGAGGAAACGCACGTTTCGCTCTTCGACGGCACCAATTGCGGCCTGCGGCTGACCGGCAAGCCGGTGTTCTCGGTACAGCATCACCCGGAAGCCTCGCCCGGCCCGCAGGACAGCCACTACCTCTTCCGCCGCTTCATCAACCTGGTGCGCGAGAAGAAGGGCGAAGAAGCGATCCCCGAACGGGCGTGA
- a CDS encoding MATE family efflux transporter produces the protein MHTIAKREDNSWAAHVRATLTLGVPLVGAQLAQLGIHTTDVVILGRLGAAHLAAMVLAGQFYFTIFIFGSGFATAVIPMVAQAYGRGDVVSVRRSVRMGMWAVLLYSLLTVPIFSYAETILLFADQKPEVAALAHKYLAIAHWGMPPALLFMTLRGLVSAHGKAGIILQITIVILIVNAIFAYALVLGHFGLPALGMEGAAIVSFGVNLLSFILIVAYVQSRPEMRRYELFVRFWRADWPAFFEVLHLGLPISLTILAEVSLFTVASLLMGSIGTIELAAHGIAMQLASIAFMIPYGLAQAGTVRVGVARGKGDHVGVVRASISVTVVACVIAVAGGVLFALMPTTLAGIFLDRQSPEAAQVLAYAGPLVVIAGIFQLVDGLQVIAAGLLRGLKDTRVPMILALIAYWPIGFACAWIFAFPLGLGGIGVWLGFLFGLAAAAVMLCWRYYVLLSREGREQAA, from the coding sequence ATGCACACAATCGCAAAGCGCGAAGACAACAGTTGGGCGGCTCATGTCCGCGCCACGCTCACCCTTGGCGTCCCGCTAGTCGGTGCGCAGCTGGCCCAACTCGGCATCCACACGACCGATGTCGTCATCCTCGGTCGGCTGGGTGCTGCGCATCTGGCGGCGATGGTGCTTGCGGGCCAGTTCTATTTCACCATCTTCATCTTCGGCTCGGGTTTTGCCACGGCCGTCATCCCGATGGTCGCGCAGGCCTATGGCCGCGGCGACGTGGTGTCCGTCCGTCGCTCCGTGCGCATGGGCATGTGGGCGGTACTGCTCTATTCGCTGCTGACTGTGCCGATCTTCTCCTATGCGGAGACCATCCTGCTGTTTGCCGACCAGAAGCCGGAGGTGGCAGCCCTTGCGCACAAGTACTTGGCGATCGCCCATTGGGGCATGCCGCCGGCCTTGCTCTTCATGACCCTGCGCGGGCTCGTCAGCGCGCATGGCAAGGCGGGGATCATCCTGCAGATCACCATCGTCATCCTGATCGTCAACGCCATCTTCGCTTATGCGCTGGTGCTCGGCCATTTCGGCCTGCCCGCACTCGGCATGGAGGGGGCGGCGATCGTCTCCTTCGGCGTAAACCTGCTGTCGTTCATTCTGATCGTGGCCTATGTCCAGAGCCGGCCGGAGATGCGGCGTTATGAGCTTTTCGTGCGCTTCTGGCGCGCTGACTGGCCGGCCTTCTTCGAGGTGCTGCATCTCGGCCTGCCGATCAGCCTGACCATTCTCGCCGAAGTCAGCCTGTTCACCGTTGCCTCGCTCTTGATGGGCTCGATCGGCACGATCGAGCTTGCCGCACATGGCATAGCCATGCAACTCGCCTCGATCGCCTTCATGATTCCGTATGGCCTCGCACAGGCAGGAACTGTTCGTGTCGGCGTGGCGCGCGGTAAAGGCGACCACGTCGGCGTGGTCAGGGCATCGATTTCTGTAACCGTCGTCGCTTGCGTGATTGCTGTTGCCGGCGGGGTGCTCTTTGCGCTGATGCCGACGACGCTCGCCGGCATCTTCCTCGACCGGCAGTCACCTGAGGCGGCCCAAGTGCTTGCCTATGCCGGGCCGCTCGTCGTCATCGCCGGCATCTTCCAGCTTGTCGACGGTCTGCAGGTGATCGCCGCCGGCCTCTTGCGCGGGCTGAAGGATACGCGCGTGCCGATGATCCTGGCGCTGATCGCCTACTGGCCGATCGGATTTGCCTGCGCATGGATTTTCGCCTTTCCCCTCGGCCTGGGCGGCATCGGCGTCTGGCTCGGCTTCCTCTTCGGGCTCGCCGCCGCTGCCGTCATGCTCTGCTGGCGATACTACGTACTACTGTCGCGGGAGGGGCGTGAGCAGGCAGCCTAA
- a CDS encoding TCR/Tet family MFS transporter → MNDERNVRRGLGLVLVFMIMFLDVIGIAIIMPVMPAFLEQLTGADIGTAAIDGGWLLFVYSAMQFLFAPLIGNLSDRFGRRPVLLVSVLTFAIDNLICALATSFWMLFVGRVLAGISGASFGTAAAYIADVSTDKTRAKNFGRIGIAFGTGFALGPVIGGLLGEFGPRVPFYGAALLAFLNFAIAWALLPESLQEKHRRRFEFARSNPLGALKQMRGYPGLIWVMLVFFCYWLAHSVYPAVWSFVSAYRYGWSEGQIGLSLGIFGVGAALVMAFLLPRVVPVLGEWRTVALGLSFSVLGLAGYAAAWQGWMVYAVIVMTTIENLADPPLRSIAAAKVPPSAQGELQGALSSLSSITTIIGPLIFTQMFGFFTGPAAPFSFAGAPYALAAVILLSGVAVFVLKVRGRPGEGAEAVEAAT, encoded by the coding sequence ATGAACGATGAAAGAAACGTCCGCCGGGGCCTCGGCCTCGTCCTCGTCTTCATGATCATGTTCCTCGATGTTATCGGCATTGCCATCATCATGCCGGTGATGCCGGCGTTTCTGGAACAACTGACCGGTGCGGACATCGGTACGGCGGCGATCGACGGGGGATGGCTGCTGTTCGTCTATTCCGCCATGCAATTCCTGTTCGCGCCGCTCATCGGCAATCTGTCTGACCGGTTCGGCCGGCGGCCGGTCCTGCTCGTCTCCGTCCTGACCTTTGCCATCGACAATCTGATCTGTGCGCTCGCCACAAGCTTTTGGATGCTGTTCGTCGGCCGGGTGCTGGCTGGGATCAGTGGCGCGAGCTTCGGTACGGCCGCCGCCTATATCGCCGATGTCAGCACCGACAAGACGCGGGCGAAGAATTTTGGCCGTATAGGCATCGCCTTTGGTACCGGCTTCGCTCTCGGCCCCGTCATTGGCGGCTTGCTCGGCGAGTTCGGACCGCGCGTTCCGTTCTATGGTGCGGCACTTCTCGCCTTCCTCAACTTTGCTATCGCCTGGGCACTGCTGCCGGAGAGCCTGCAGGAGAAGCATCGCCGCCGCTTCGAGTTCGCGCGCTCCAATCCGCTCGGCGCCCTGAAGCAGATGCGCGGCTACCCCGGTCTCATCTGGGTGATGCTTGTCTTCTTCTGTTACTGGCTTGCCCATTCCGTCTATCCGGCCGTCTGGTCTTTCGTCTCGGCCTATCGTTATGGCTGGTCGGAGGGGCAGATCGGGCTATCGCTCGGCATTTTCGGCGTCGGTGCCGCCCTCGTCATGGCATTCCTTCTGCCGCGGGTCGTGCCCGTGCTCGGCGAATGGCGAACGGTGGCACTTGGCTTGTCGTTCTCGGTACTCGGACTTGCGGGCTATGCGGCAGCATGGCAGGGGTGGATGGTCTATGCGGTCATCGTGATGACGACGATCGAGAACCTGGCCGATCCGCCGCTGCGCTCGATCGCAGCCGCCAAGGTCCCGCCCTCGGCGCAGGGCGAGCTGCAGGGCGCGCTTTCGAGCCTGTCCAGCATCACCACGATCATCGGTCCGCTAATCTTCACGCAGATGTTCGGCTTTTTCACCGGACCTGCGGCACCCTTTTCGTTTGCCGGTGCGCCCTATGCGCTGGCCGCGGTCATCCTGCTGTCGGGCGTCGCGGTGTTCGTCCTGAAGGTTCGGGGGCGACCGGGCGAGGGGGCGGAAGCGGTCGAAGCGGCGACCTGA
- a CDS encoding neutral zinc metallopeptidase, with protein sequence MEWKGRRQSSNVEDQRGAGGGGLGNSPFGRGGGFRIPMGGGPRRAGGGLSFGTIIFLVALYFILRMMGVDLLQVLGGSGGQVNLPGFEQTESASHANSPAQEETKQFMATVLAETEDVWNGIFQASGAQYEEPKLVLFANSIQSACGFASSASGPFYCPGDHKVYLDMAFFDELANRFDAAGDFAQAYVVAHEVGHHVQNLTGVLPKFNRARQQMSEAEANEMSIRVELQADCYAGIWGKYTEQKGLLSAGDLEEALNAAVQIGDDTIQKRMQGYVVPESFNHGTSEQRQRWFKRGFDSGRVQDCDTFSVGTP encoded by the coding sequence ATGGAGTGGAAGGGCCGCCGTCAGTCCAGCAACGTCGAGGATCAGCGTGGTGCCGGTGGGGGCGGGTTGGGCAACAGCCCGTTTGGCCGGGGAGGCGGCTTCCGAATCCCGATGGGCGGCGGGCCGCGCCGTGCGGGCGGCGGTCTGAGCTTCGGCACGATCATTTTCCTGGTCGCGCTCTATTTCATCCTGCGGATGATGGGTGTCGACCTGCTGCAGGTGCTTGGCGGTAGCGGCGGGCAGGTGAACCTGCCGGGATTCGAGCAGACCGAAAGCGCGAGCCATGCGAATTCGCCCGCGCAGGAGGAAACCAAGCAGTTCATGGCGACCGTGCTCGCGGAAACCGAGGATGTCTGGAACGGCATTTTCCAGGCGAGCGGCGCCCAGTACGAGGAGCCGAAACTCGTGCTCTTCGCCAATTCGATCCAGTCGGCCTGCGGCTTTGCTTCGTCTGCGTCCGGTCCCTTCTATTGCCCGGGCGACCACAAGGTCTATCTCGACATGGCCTTCTTCGATGAATTGGCCAACCGGTTCGATGCCGCCGGCGATTTCGCCCAGGCCTATGTCGTCGCCCACGAGGTCGGCCATCACGTCCAGAACCTCACCGGAGTCCTGCCGAAATTCAATCGTGCCCGCCAGCAGATGAGCGAGGCGGAGGCCAACGAGATGTCGATCCGCGTCGAGCTGCAGGCCGATTGCTATGCCGGCATCTGGGGCAAATATACCGAGCAAAAGGGATTGCTGAGCGCCGGGGACCTCGAGGAGGCCTTGAACGCCGCGGTCCAGATCGGCGACGACACGATCCAGAAGCGCATGCAGGGCTATGTCGTGCCGGAGAGCTTCAACCACGGCACCTCCGAGCAGCGCCAGCGCTGGTTCAAGCGCGGCTTCGACAGCGGCCGGGTGCAGGACTGCGACACGTTCAGTGTGGGTACTCCCTAA
- the carB gene encoding carbamoyl-phosphate synthase large subunit yields the protein MPKRQDIKSILIIGAGPIVIGQACEFDYSGTQACKALKEEGYRVILVNSNPATIMTDPGLADATYIEPITPEVVAKIIAKERPDALLPTMGGQTALNTALSLKRMGVLERYNVEMIGAKPAAIDKAEDRALFREAMAKIGLETPRSLLANATEIKDHDRKVHEAERAKLKTELAGDALDKALDELENQWNLGETDRKQRYMSHAMAIGAQALDEIGLPAIIRPSFTLGGTGGGIAYNRSEFFEIVNSGLDASPTTEVLIEESVLGWKEYEMEVVRDKADNCIIICSIENIDPMGVHTGDSITVAPALTLTDKEYQIMRNASIAVLREIGVETGGSNVQFAVNPANGRLVVIEMNPRVSRSSALASKATGFPIAKIAAKLAIGYTLDELENDITGGATPASFEPSIDYVVTKIPRFAFEKFPGAEPTLTTAMKSVGEVMAIGRTFAESLQKALRGLETGLTGLDEIEIPGYEDGDGKNAVRAAISTPTPDRLRMVAQALRMGFTPEEVHEASKIDPWFIAQFKNIIDMEARIREHGLPEDAQNLRMLKAMGFSDARLATLSGKRPKEVAELRNSLDVRPVFKRIDTCAAEFASPTAYMYSTYETPFAGATRSEAGISDQKKVVILGGGPNRIGQGIEFDYCCCHAAFALKDAGYEAIMVNCNPETVSTDYDTSDRLYFEPLTAEDVIEILKAEQTNGTLIGVIVQFGGQTPLKLAEALEKNGIPILGTAPDMIDLAEDRDRFQKLLQKLDLTQPNNGIAYSVEQARLVAAEIGFPLVVRPSYVLGGRAMQIIHSESMLQTYLLDTVPGLVPEDIKQRYPNDKTGQINTLLGKNPLLFDSYLTNAVEVDVDALCDGESVFVSGIMEHIEEAGIHSGDSACSLPVRTLSPEMVDELERQTKALAKALNVGGLMNVQYAIKDGTIYVLEVNPRASRTVPFVAKTIGAPIAKIAARVMAGETLDAAISAYGQKPDPRKLKHIAVKEAVFPFARFPGVDTLLGPEMRSTGEVMGLDTSFPLAFAKSQLGAGVDLPRDGAVFVSVRDEDKERVLPAIHILTSIGFKVLATSGTARFLGENGIEATKVNKVQEGRPHIEDAIRNRQVQLVINTTDGTKAISDSKSLRRAALMQKVPYYTTMAGAEAAAQAIKALKEGQLEVHPLQSYF from the coding sequence ATGCCCAAGCGCCAAGACATCAAATCGATCCTCATCATCGGCGCGGGGCCGATCGTTATCGGCCAGGCCTGCGAATTCGACTATTCGGGCACCCAGGCCTGCAAGGCGCTGAAGGAGGAAGGCTACCGCGTCATCCTCGTCAACTCCAACCCGGCAACAATCATGACCGATCCGGGGCTGGCGGATGCGACCTACATCGAGCCGATCACGCCGGAAGTCGTCGCCAAGATCATCGCCAAGGAACGCCCAGACGCGCTGCTGCCAACCATGGGCGGCCAGACGGCGCTCAACACCGCGCTCTCCCTGAAGCGTATGGGCGTGCTCGAGCGCTACAATGTCGAGATGATCGGCGCCAAGCCCGCCGCAATCGACAAGGCCGAGGACCGTGCACTGTTCCGCGAGGCGATGGCGAAGATCGGGCTGGAAACGCCTAGGTCGCTGCTCGCCAACGCCACCGAGATCAAGGACCACGACCGCAAGGTGCATGAGGCCGAGCGCGCGAAGCTCAAGACCGAACTCGCCGGTGATGCGCTGGACAAGGCGCTGGACGAGCTGGAAAACCAGTGGAACCTCGGCGAGACCGACCGCAAGCAGCGCTACATGAGCCACGCCATGGCGATCGGCGCGCAGGCGCTCGACGAAATCGGCCTTCCTGCCATCATCCGCCCGTCCTTTACCCTCGGCGGCACCGGCGGCGGCATCGCCTACAACCGCTCCGAATTCTTCGAGATCGTCAACTCCGGCCTCGATGCCTCGCCGACGACGGAAGTGCTGATCGAGGAAAGCGTACTCGGCTGGAAGGAGTATGAGATGGAGGTCGTCCGCGACAAGGCGGACAACTGCATCATCATCTGCTCGATCGAAAACATCGATCCGATGGGCGTGCATACGGGCGACTCGATCACAGTCGCCCCTGCCCTCACCCTGACGGACAAGGAATACCAGATCATGCGCAACGCCTCGATCGCGGTGCTGCGCGAGATCGGGGTAGAGACCGGCGGCTCGAACGTGCAGTTCGCCGTCAATCCCGCCAATGGCCGCCTCGTCGTCATCGAGATGAACCCGCGCGTCTCGCGCTCGTCGGCGCTGGCTTCCAAGGCGACCGGCTTCCCGATCGCCAAGATCGCAGCAAAGCTTGCGATCGGCTACACGCTCGACGAATTGGAAAACGACATCACCGGCGGTGCGACGCCGGCCTCCTTCGAGCCTTCGATCGACTATGTCGTCACAAAAATTCCGCGGTTTGCCTTCGAAAAGTTCCCCGGCGCCGAGCCGACGCTGACAACCGCCATGAAGTCGGTCGGCGAAGTCATGGCAATCGGCCGCACCTTCGCCGAATCGCTGCAGAAGGCGCTGCGCGGCCTCGAGACCGGGCTCACTGGCCTCGATGAGATCGAGATCCCCGGCTACGAGGATGGCGACGGCAAAAATGCCGTGCGCGCCGCGATCTCCACGCCGACGCCGGACCGCCTGCGCATGGTGGCGCAAGCACTGCGCATGGGTTTCACACCGGAGGAGGTGCACGAGGCCTCGAAGATCGACCCGTGGTTCATCGCCCAGTTCAAGAACATTATCGACATGGAAGCGCGCATCCGCGAGCATGGCCTGCCGGAAGACGCGCAAAACCTGCGCATGCTGAAGGCAATGGGCTTCTCCGACGCCCGCCTTGCCACGCTTTCCGGAAAGCGGCCGAAGGAAGTGGCCGAACTGCGCAACAGCCTCGATGTGCGCCCGGTCTTCAAGCGCATCGACACCTGCGCGGCCGAATTCGCGTCGCCGACCGCCTACATGTACTCGACCTACGAGACCCCGTTCGCGGGCGCCACGCGCTCGGAAGCCGGCATCTCCGACCAAAAGAAGGTCGTCATCCTCGGCGGCGGCCCGAACCGCATCGGCCAGGGCATCGAGTTCGACTATTGCTGCTGCCATGCCGCCTTCGCGCTGAAGGACGCCGGCTATGAAGCAATCATGGTCAACTGCAACCCAGAAACGGTCTCGACCGACTACGACACCTCCGATCGCCTCTACTTCGAGCCGCTGACGGCCGAAGACGTGATCGAGATCCTCAAGGCCGAGCAGACGAACGGCACGCTCATCGGCGTCATCGTCCAGTTCGGCGGCCAGACACCGCTGAAGCTCGCCGAAGCGCTGGAAAAGAATGGCATCCCGATCCTCGGCACGGCACCTGATATGATCGACCTCGCCGAGGATCGCGACCGCTTCCAGAAGCTTTTGCAGAAGCTGGACCTGACGCAGCCGAACAACGGCATTGCCTATTCGGTCGAGCAAGCGCGCCTTGTTGCCGCCGAAATCGGCTTCCCGCTGGTCGTGCGCCCGTCCTACGTACTCGGCGGCCGCGCCATGCAGATCATCCATTCGGAATCGATGCTGCAGACCTACCTGCTCGACACGGTTCCGGGTCTCGTTCCTGAGGACATCAAGCAGCGTTATCCTAACGACAAGACCGGCCAGATCAACACGCTGCTCGGCAAGAACCCGCTGCTGTTTGATAGCTACCTGACCAACGCCGTCGAGGTCGACGTCGATGCGCTCTGCGACGGCGAAAGCGTGTTCGTCTCGGGCATCATGGAGCACATCGAGGAAGCCGGCATCCACTCGGGCGACTCGGCCTGCTCGCTGCCGGTGCGCACCCTTTCTCCGGAAATGGTCGACGAGCTGGAACGCCAGACCAAGGCGCTGGCGAAGGCGCTCAACGTCGGCGGCCTGATGAACGTGCAGTACGCCATCAAGGACGGCACGATCTACGTGCTCGAAGTCAACCCGCGCGCCTCGCGCACCGTGCCCTTCGTCGCCAAGACCATCGGCGCGCCGATCGCCAAGATCGCCGCCCGCGTCATGGCCGGCGAGACGCTGGATGCGGCGATTTCGGCCTACGGTCAGAAGCCCGATCCACGCAAGCTGAAACACATTGCCGTCAAGGAAGCAGTGTTCCCGTTTGCCCGCTTCCCCGGCGTCGACACGCTGCTCGGACCGGAAATGCGCTCGACCGGCGAAGTCATGGGCCTGGACACCAGCTTCCCGCTTGCCTTCGCCAAGTCGCAGCTCGGCGCCGGCGTCGACCTGCCACGCGACGGCGCAGTCTTCGTCTCTGTGCGTGACGAGGACAAGGAGCGCGTGCTGCCGGCCATACACATCCTCACCTCGATCGGCTTCAAGGTGCTCGCCACCTCCGGCACCGCCCGCTTCCTCGGCGAAAACGGCATCGAGGCGACCAAGGTCAATAAGGTCCAGGAGGGCCGTCCGCATATCGAGGACGCGATCCGCAACCGCCAGGTCCAACTCGTCATCAACACCACGGACGGTACGAAGGCGATCTCGGACTCCAAGTCCCTGCGCCGCGCCGCCCTGATGCAGAAGGTGCCCTATTACACGACCATGGCCGGCGCGGAAGCCGCAGCGCAGGCGATCAAGGCACTCAAGGAAGGCCAGCTCGAGGTGCACCCGCTGCAGAGCTACTTCTGA
- the greA gene encoding transcription elongation factor GreA, translating into MVEKVPMTQGGFVKLQEELRWRQQEERPRIIEAISEARAHGDLSENAEYHAAKEAQSHNEGRISELEDLVARAEVIDLSKMSGDKVKFGAKVKLVDEDTEEEKTYQIVGDQEADVKAGRISISSPIARALIGKEVGDSIEVNAPGGSKAYEILAVTWG; encoded by the coding sequence ATGGTCGAAAAGGTACCGATGACTCAGGGCGGTTTCGTCAAGCTGCAGGAAGAACTGCGCTGGCGCCAGCAGGAGGAGCGCCCGCGGATCATCGAAGCAATTTCCGAGGCGCGCGCCCATGGCGATCTTTCGGAGAATGCCGAATACCATGCCGCCAAGGAAGCGCAGAGCCACAACGAAGGCCGGATCAGCGAACTGGAAGATCTCGTTGCCCGCGCGGAGGTCATCGACCTGTCGAAGATGTCCGGCGACAAGGTCAAGTTCGGCGCCAAAGTGAAGCTTGTCGACGAAGACACCGAGGAAGAGAAGACCTACCAGATCGTCGGCGACCAGGAAGCCGACGTGAAGGCCGGCCGTATCTCGATCTCCTCCCCGATTGCACGCGCCCTGATCGGCAAGGAAGTCGGCGATTCGATCGAAGTGAATGCGCCGGGCGGCTCGAAGGCCTACGAAATCCTCGCCGTCACCTGGGGCTGA
- a CDS encoding glycosyltransferase family 4 protein: MDKRTARVDIADVDVIAPNFKRRLSGVTSTIVQLVPMQRAIGQRVATLGPGLPADLPHIRFRDLLSLWRLPAGRSHRVWHARRNTEMLPGIFLRDVLRMPLKLLFTSAAQRRHSRYTKFLIRRMDAVIATSVRSGSFLEVPHTVVQHGVDLERFHPPAGPDDTIAATDLPGKYLVGCFGRVRHQKGTDLFVRAMIELLPRYPDWTAVISGRITPEHTVFGDGLKAEIAAAGLTDRIVFLGEVDDIKPWYRRLTLYVAPSRNEGFGLTPLEAMASQTAVVTSDAGAYAEMTIEGETGSVVPAGDGTALTTAIERYITNPDATIHAGRKALAHVHANFALEKEACALGEVYEGLLSQKATRR; the protein is encoded by the coding sequence ATGGATAAGCGCACGGCACGCGTCGACATCGCCGATGTCGACGTCATCGCGCCGAACTTCAAGCGGCGCCTTTCCGGCGTCACCTCGACGATCGTCCAACTGGTACCGATGCAACGGGCCATTGGTCAGCGCGTGGCGACCCTTGGCCCCGGACTGCCGGCGGACCTGCCGCATATCCGCTTCCGCGACCTCCTCTCCCTCTGGCGTCTGCCGGCCGGCCGCAGCCATCGCGTCTGGCACGCCCGCCGCAACACCGAGATGCTGCCTGGAATCTTCTTGCGCGACGTCCTGCGCATGCCGCTGAAGCTGCTCTTCACGTCCGCCGCCCAGCGCCGCCATAGCCGCTACACGAAGTTCCTCATCCGTCGGATGGATGCAGTGATCGCGACGAGCGTCCGCTCCGGCTCGTTCCTCGAAGTTCCGCACACGGTCGTTCAGCACGGCGTCGACCTTGAGCGCTTCCACCCGCCCGCTGGCCCCGACGACACGATCGCGGCAACGGACCTGCCCGGAAAATACCTCGTCGGCTGCTTCGGTCGCGTGCGCCACCAGAAGGGCACTGACCTTTTTGTTCGCGCGATGATCGAGCTCCTGCCGCGCTATCCTGACTGGACGGCCGTGATCTCCGGCCGCATCACGCCGGAACACACAGTTTTCGGCGACGGCTTGAAGGCCGAGATCGCGGCTGCGGGTCTCACCGACCGCATCGTCTTTCTCGGCGAGGTAGACGACATCAAGCCTTGGTACCGCCGCCTGACACTCTATGTCGCCCCCTCGCGTAACGAAGGTTTCGGCCTGACACCTCTGGAAGCGATGGCCTCGCAGACGGCAGTCGTGACGTCGGATGCCGGGGCCTATGCGGAAATGACAATCGAGGGCGAGACCGGAAGCGTCGTGCCCGCCGGTGACGGTACGGCACTCACGACAGCGATAGAACGCTACATCACTAATCCGGACGCAACGATCCACGCCGGCCGAAAAGCACTGGCGCATGTGCACGCGAACTTTGCGCTTGAGAAGGAAGCCTGCGCGCTCGGCGAAGTCTATGAAGGACTCCTCAGCCAGAAGGCCACCCGGAGATAG
- a CDS encoding glycosyl transferase, whose translation MGTLRPAAILKSQSGEEIYIVGSGPSVKDTRVEVLPERSAILLNGAVTLCNDAIADPLAVAVEDERFIWKRFDLLKRKLAPGTILLLSVSVIRAICEIDPAFLHNRSIILIDDLRKPYGAERCDLRALAPLPFVVVDEKRDAGISLDPDRGVFQGGSVAISALQFAMFCRPRSIGLIGIDIANADQPRFYEMDGNVASSGVVRGAPRIIAHFVLAQQVAGTQGIAIVNHSPLSALISAGFPYDDNFARGVATG comes from the coding sequence GTGGGTACATTGCGCCCGGCCGCGATCCTGAAAAGTCAGAGCGGCGAAGAGATCTACATCGTCGGCTCGGGGCCATCGGTCAAGGATACGAGGGTCGAAGTCTTGCCCGAGCGGTCGGCAATCCTGCTCAATGGTGCCGTGACGCTGTGCAACGACGCGATTGCCGATCCTCTCGCGGTGGCGGTTGAAGACGAGCGCTTCATCTGGAAACGGTTCGACTTGTTGAAAAGAAAGCTCGCACCGGGCACGATCCTGCTTCTATCCGTTTCTGTCATTCGTGCGATCTGTGAGATCGATCCAGCGTTTCTGCACAATCGGTCGATCATATTGATAGACGACCTGCGGAAACCATATGGCGCCGAAAGGTGCGACTTGCGCGCGCTGGCGCCACTGCCTTTCGTGGTCGTGGATGAGAAAAGAGACGCCGGAATCTCGCTGGATCCGGACCGAGGCGTATTTCAGGGCGGGTCGGTGGCAATTTCCGCGCTTCAGTTCGCAATGTTTTGTCGGCCGCGTTCGATCGGTCTGATCGGTATCGATATTGCCAATGCCGATCAGCCGCGGTTTTACGAGATGGACGGGAACGTCGCATCATCCGGGGTGGTGCGCGGGGCGCCGCGGATTATTGCGCATTTCGTTCTTGCGCAGCAGGTCGCTGGGACTCAAGGCATAGCGATCGTCAATCACTCGCCCCTCTCAGCGCTCATTTCTGCCGGCTTTCCCTACGACGACAACTTTGCGCGCGGTGTTGCCACCGGATAA